The genomic region GATTATCGGCTTTCGACGCGCTTTTTATTCGCCAAAGTACAGAGGTGCATAACGAGGCCTATGCATTTGCAAGAAAAGCACAGCAGGAAGGGATCGCTATTATTGACTATCCGGATGCGATCTTAAAATGTTGTAATAAGGTTTTTATGGCTGAAGCATTGCAAAATGCCGGTATTCCTACTCCAAAAACCATGATTATTCACAAAGAGAATAAGGATTTGGTCATAGATGAAATTGGATTACCGGTGGTTTTAAAATCTCCTGATTCTACCTTTAGTTTTGGGGTAAAAAAAGCGAAAACCCAGGAAGAATATAAGGAACTGGTCACCAAGATGCTAAAAGAATCAGAGTTGATAATTGCCCAGCAGTTTACCCCTTCAGATTATGATTGGCGTATTGGCGTTTTAGATGGAAAAGCTTTTTATGCCTGTAGATACTACATGGCTAAAGGCCACTGGCAAATATATAACTGGAGTGCTAAAAAGAAAGACGATCAGGATGGGAATGCCGATGCAATGGCCTTAGAAAAAGTTCCGGAAAAAGTATTGGATTTAGCATTACGCTCGGCCAAATTAATGGGCGATGGACTTTACGGTATAGATGTTAAGCAAATTAACGGTGAAGCCCTGGTTATTGAAATAAATGACAACCCAAATATTGATTTTGGGGTTGAAGATGCTTTTTATGGAGAAGAGGTATATAAATCTATTATTACAGCCCTAAAAAACAGGCTGGAAAAAAAGTAGCATGAGTTATCATATTTTCGAAGTTTACGGGATAGAGTTAGAGTATATGCTGGTGAATAAAGACCTGCAGGTAAA from Zunongwangia profunda SM-A87 harbors:
- a CDS encoding RimK family alpha-L-glutamate ligase, whose translation is MNKFLVVNQPEKWPVQLENISIIAAQDYLTNPLYAKIKNARIFNLSKNYSYQSKGYYVSLLAEARGHLAIPTVKNLVDLREPKLVKVISEEFDDVIQKSLKSIKSTEFVLSIYFGQNVAQKYRELSSLFFRHFQIPFLQVKFSFSNKWTIKSIKALSESEIPKDHLESMHIFASDYFSKKRYDTVKPQSYDYDLAILVQKEDVAPPSNLKALKKFTEVAEKMNFYVEIISPKDLSRLSAFDALFIRQSTEVHNEAYAFARKAQQEGIAIIDYPDAILKCCNKVFMAEALQNAGIPTPKTMIIHKENKDLVIDEIGLPVVLKSPDSTFSFGVKKAKTQEEYKELVTKMLKESELIIAQQFTPSDYDWRIGVLDGKAFYACRYYMAKGHWQIYNWSAKKKDDQDGNADAMALEKVPEKVLDLALRSAKLMGDGLYGIDVKQINGEALVIEINDNPNIDFGVEDAFYGEEVYKSIITALKNRLEKK